The Winogradskyella schleiferi genome has a window encoding:
- a CDS encoding GreA/GreB family elongation factor, whose protein sequence is MKYGSLILEKKEYVYLKRILNISGYAENHEIQKCLLALFEELKSAHIVDEEDIPKDVIRFNSIVKVAFNNGIEKTVQLVIPMDKDVKNNKISVLTPMGSALIGYSEGDSIIWDFPNGIQQITIAKVQQQETYSGMDIII, encoded by the coding sequence ATGAAGTACGGAAGTTTAATATTAGAAAAAAAGGAGTATGTCTATTTAAAACGCATACTTAATATTTCGGGATATGCTGAAAACCATGAAATTCAGAAGTGTTTACTGGCATTATTCGAAGAGCTAAAATCGGCACATATTGTTGACGAAGAAGATATTCCCAAAGATGTCATACGCTTTAACTCAATAGTAAAGGTTGCTTTTAATAATGGCATAGAAAAAACGGTACAATTGGTCATCCCAATGGATAAAGATGTTAAAAACAACAAGATTTCTGTACTAACACCAATGGGATCGGCTTTGATCGGTTACTCAGAGGGAGATTCCATTATATGGGATTTCCCTAATGGGATACAGCAAATTACCATTGCAAAGGTTCAGCAACAAGAAACCTATAGTGGTATGGATATTATAATATAA
- a CDS encoding Glu/Leu/Phe/Val family dehydrogenase: MATLTADLKKTPKKLPVRGMMDNVMEQFNSAADQINLHPNIRRILSITNNEIIVNFPVKMDNGDVEIFTGYRVQHNNALGPYKGGLRYHPTVDIDAARALAMWMTWKTSLAGLPYGGGKGGIKLDPTKYSKNELERITRRFTFALADNIGPEHDIPAPDVNTNSQTMAWIADTYMSTRPPAERTANQHVVTGKPDGSGGLEGRDRATGYGVYLSIKFWAEKNNKNLEGKKFIVQGFGNVGYWAAHFLEKDGAKLVAVQDAYGSIQNQRGIKVEDLFKYSQINDGSIVDFPNAKPVDKNKFFTLDCDICIPAALGNQITKENAPCIKARLIAEGANGPTNVEGEKILLDRGITIIPDILCNSGGVVGSYFEWLQNRNGEIWQLDEVMGKLDKKMKESFDKVFDYSKNEGIDMRTAAFCIAIERIEKAYIQRGIFP, encoded by the coding sequence ATGGCAACATTAACAGCAGATTTGAAAAAAACACCTAAAAAATTACCTGTAAGAGGTATGATGGATAACGTTATGGAGCAGTTTAACAGTGCTGCAGACCAAATTAATCTCCATCCAAACATCAGAAGAATTCTGAGCATTACCAACAATGAGATCATTGTAAATTTTCCTGTAAAAATGGATAATGGCGATGTTGAGATATTCACTGGTTATAGAGTTCAACACAACAACGCATTAGGTCCATATAAAGGCGGTTTGCGTTATCACCCAACAGTAGATATTGATGCAGCTCGCGCACTTGCAATGTGGATGACTTGGAAAACTTCCTTGGCAGGTTTGCCTTATGGAGGCGGTAAGGGAGGTATAAAACTAGATCCAACAAAATATTCTAAAAACGAGTTAGAGCGAATTACCAGACGTTTCACATTTGCATTGGCTGACAATATTGGACCAGAGCATGATATTCCTGCGCCAGATGTCAACACCAATAGTCAAACTATGGCATGGATAGCAGATACCTATATGAGTACGCGTCCACCAGCAGAACGTACGGCAAATCAGCACGTTGTTACAGGGAAGCCAGATGGAAGTGGCGGATTGGAAGGACGTGATAGAGCAACAGGTTACGGTGTGTATTTGTCCATTAAATTTTGGGCAGAAAAAAACAATAAAAATCTAGAGGGAAAAAAATTCATTGTACAAGGTTTTGGTAATGTTGGGTATTGGGCAGCGCATTTCTTAGAGAAAGATGGTGCTAAATTAGTTGCTGTACAGGATGCTTACGGTAGTATTCAAAACCAAAGAGGCATTAAGGTTGAAGATTTATTCAAGTACTCTCAAATTAATGATGGTAGTATAGTCGATTTTCCAAATGCAAAACCTGTGGATAAAAACAAATTTTTCACTTTAGATTGTGACATCTGTATTCCTGCAGCTTTAGGCAACCAGATTACTAAAGAAAACGCACCTTGTATAAAAGCTAGGCTTATTGCCGAAGGAGCTAATGGGCCAACAAATGTTGAAGGAGAGAAAATATTGTTAGATAGAGGCATCACTATCATTCCAGATATCCTTTGCAATTCAGGAGGCGTCGTTGGTAGTTATTTTGAATGGCTTCAAAACAGAAACGGAGAAATTTGGCAGTTAGATGAAGTTATGGGGAAACTAGACAAAAAGATGAAAGAATCTTTTGATAAGGTATTTGACTATTCTAAAAATGAAGGTATAGATATGCGAACCGCAGCATTTTGTATAGCTATAGAACGCATTGAAAAAGCATATATACAAAGAGGGATTTTTCCATAA
- a CDS encoding sigma-54-dependent transcriptional regulator, whose amino-acid sequence MQLRKENILIVDDDVNILELLQRHLQSWNYHVFKAISVKEAVVILRDTQIDLLITDLKIPEVDGFELIKFVSEHYPKLPKLVVTGYPSVQGSLAAIKSGVVGYLTKPFTKDELKSALDKSLVSSEDKNVKSKTHSEEKTKAYGEIIGKSEKINDIIQVIERVKDNKATVFIKGESGTGKELVARAIHYQGKFSRAPFIAVNCGGIPENLLEAELFGYTKGAFTGAETNREGFFQAANGGTIFLDEIGNASLAVQSRLLRVLQEKEVVRVGSTKPEKVDVRIIAATNSDLRDMIQKQTFREDLYYRLTVVEINVAPLRERKEDIALLVDKFLFKYGIEYKDRFLKITPEALDILNRYNWPGNIRELENIIQRAVIMCDKVVDVAHLPDHLKHTIAFSAEALVPLKVVEKQYIEKVLRATGNNKTKAAEILGITRKTLRQKLDN is encoded by the coding sequence ATGCAATTACGCAAAGAGAACATACTTATTGTTGATGATGATGTTAATATTCTGGAGCTTCTACAGCGACATTTACAATCATGGAATTATCACGTTTTTAAAGCGATTTCGGTTAAAGAAGCAGTAGTCATTTTACGAGACACTCAGATAGATTTACTGATTACAGATTTAAAAATACCAGAGGTTGATGGTTTTGAGCTTATAAAATTTGTATCAGAGCACTATCCAAAATTACCCAAACTGGTTGTTACTGGCTATCCGTCGGTTCAAGGTTCATTAGCAGCAATTAAATCTGGAGTGGTCGGTTATTTAACTAAACCTTTTACAAAAGATGAGTTAAAATCTGCATTGGATAAGTCTTTGGTTTCTTCTGAAGATAAAAACGTTAAGTCTAAAACACATTCCGAAGAAAAAACTAAAGCTTATGGAGAAATCATTGGGAAATCGGAAAAAATAAATGACATTATACAAGTAATAGAGCGAGTAAAGGATAACAAGGCAACTGTTTTTATTAAAGGGGAAAGTGGTACAGGAAAGGAGTTGGTTGCTCGTGCCATTCACTATCAAGGCAAGTTTTCTAGGGCACCATTCATTGCAGTTAATTGTGGTGGTATTCCAGAAAATTTATTGGAAGCAGAACTATTTGGATATACAAAAGGAGCATTTACTGGTGCTGAAACCAATAGAGAAGGATTTTTTCAGGCAGCAAATGGAGGTACTATTTTTTTAGATGAAATAGGAAATGCTTCATTAGCCGTGCAATCGCGATTATTGCGCGTGCTTCAAGAAAAAGAAGTGGTTCGTGTAGGCTCAACAAAACCAGAAAAAGTAGATGTACGTATTATAGCAGCTACAAATAGTGATTTGCGAGATATGATACAAAAACAAACTTTTAGAGAGGATTTATATTATAGATTGACTGTTGTAGAAATCAACGTAGCTCCATTGAGAGAAAGAAAAGAGGATATTGCTTTATTGGTCGATAAATTTCTGTTTAAATACGGTATTGAATACAAAGACCGATTTTTAAAAATAACACCTGAGGCTTTAGATATTTTAAACCGTTATAATTGGCCGGGTAATATCAGAGAATTAGAAAACATCATTCAACGTGCTGTAATTATGTGCGACAAGGTTGTGGATGTAGCACATCTACCAGATCATTTAAAACATACCATAGCTTTTTCTGCGGAAGCATTGGTGCCACTCAAAGTTGTAGAAAAGCAATACATAGAAAAAGTATTGCGAGCGACAGGAAATAACAAAACCAAGGCTGCAGAAATTTTAGGAATTACTCGTAAAACGCTTCGTCAAAAATTGGACAATTAA
- a CDS encoding sensor histidine kinase — MTSTEQALKERIKELTCLYEVSSIIGSANVELVDDTLKAIVFSLKKAFQYPDKTVVIIHCEDISIFTNEFIEDDLTIHSDIKIFNHVKGQIIVHLKTTNSKEINFLKEEQLLLDNVALKVGNFLERIEIQKNETSLKRQMEHSDRLNILGEITAGIAHELNTPLANILGFAELLKNDLETEKKAVKDLDKIIDNAIFSREIVKKLMFFACEMPQEMKHINLVPHLKNAVKLLDATFKKEHVKRRIKIEEEELWLKADPIQFTQIIFNLLINAIYFSPKEGLIVIEAYKTKKDVVIKISDEGKGFTSDELQKVFQPFFTTKPIGDGSGLGLSVVHGIVASHKGTITAENNTNKGAIFTITLPKD, encoded by the coding sequence ATGACTAGTACTGAGCAAGCATTAAAAGAAAGAATTAAAGAATTAACGTGTTTATATGAGGTGTCATCCATTATTGGCAGTGCAAATGTAGAATTGGTCGATGACACCCTAAAAGCCATCGTTTTTAGTTTGAAAAAAGCATTCCAATATCCTGATAAAACAGTTGTGATTATTCATTGTGAAGATATTTCAATTTTTACAAATGAATTTATTGAAGATGATTTAACTATTCATTCGGATATTAAAATTTTTAATCACGTCAAAGGTCAAATAATAGTTCATTTAAAGACAACAAATTCAAAAGAGATTAATTTTTTAAAAGAAGAACAATTGCTACTGGATAATGTAGCCTTAAAAGTTGGGAATTTTTTAGAGCGTATTGAAATCCAAAAGAATGAAACCTCGTTAAAACGGCAAATGGAGCACTCTGATCGTCTAAATATTTTAGGCGAAATTACAGCAGGTATCGCTCACGAACTCAATACACCATTAGCAAATATTTTGGGTTTTGCAGAATTACTCAAAAATGATTTGGAAACTGAGAAGAAGGCTGTTAAGGATTTAGATAAAATTATAGATAATGCTATTTTTTCTCGAGAGATTGTTAAAAAACTCATGTTTTTTGCTTGCGAAATGCCTCAGGAAATGAAACACATTAATCTTGTTCCTCATTTAAAAAATGCAGTTAAATTATTAGATGCTACCTTCAAAAAAGAACACGTAAAACGTCGTATTAAAATTGAAGAGGAAGAACTCTGGTTGAAAGCAGATCCAATTCAATTCACACAGATTATTTTTAATTTATTGATAAATGCGATTTATTTTTCGCCTAAAGAAGGACTGATTGTTATAGAGGCTTACAAAACGAAAAAAGATGTGGTTATTAAAATATCAGATGAAGGTAAAGGGTTCACATCAGATGAATTACAAAAGGTATTTCAACCTTTTTTCACTACAAAACCAATAGGCGATGGTTCAGGCTTAGGACTAAGTGTTGTTCATGGAATAGTGGCATCACATAAAGGCACAATAACTGCAGAAAATAATACTAATAAAGGTGCTATCTTTACAATAACACTTCCTAAAGACTAA
- the nhaA gene encoding Na+/H+ antiporter NhaA translates to MTKRFLTPFQKFVQIEGFSGILLLLSTIVALVWANSVFGDSYTALWDYKIGITSEGFELKKPVILWINDGLMAIFFFLIGLEIKREVLIGELNSAKKLAFPLFGALGGVIVPVVLFMLLNQNPETFKGWGIPMATDIAFSLAVLNALGKRVPISLKIFLIAFAIVDDIEAVLVIAIFYSGTIKMTLLLIGLGLLAILYVLSFKGYYSKFITFFTGIIIWLLFLKSGVHPTVAGILLAFSIPIRQKIETSTFISQLETIYHNIKNASVLKKPILSKEQIEHMDDLESWSNKFQSPLQHLEHNFHGWVAYFIIPLFALANAGVIIDSSVGIEIPLIINIIICLVLGKGLGIPAIIFLAKKLNLVEIPSDINKRQIFGVSFIAGIGFTMAIFIASLAFASSPEYISSAKIGILLGSLISAVIGYLILRFSSSEIKNINDSEVDKEIINND, encoded by the coding sequence ATGACTAAAAGATTTCTAACACCATTCCAAAAGTTTGTACAAATTGAAGGATTTAGTGGTATTTTACTATTATTAAGCACAATTGTAGCCTTAGTTTGGGCTAATTCAGTTTTCGGAGATAGTTATACTGCCCTTTGGGATTATAAAATTGGTATAACATCTGAAGGGTTTGAGCTTAAAAAACCGGTAATACTTTGGATAAATGATGGTCTCATGGCTATTTTCTTTTTCCTAATAGGATTAGAAATTAAGAGAGAAGTGCTAATTGGCGAATTAAACTCAGCAAAGAAATTGGCATTTCCTTTATTTGGAGCTTTGGGAGGCGTAATAGTTCCAGTAGTCTTGTTTATGCTCTTAAATCAAAATCCGGAAACGTTTAAAGGCTGGGGAATACCAATGGCAACAGATATCGCTTTTTCGTTAGCAGTATTAAATGCTTTAGGAAAAAGAGTGCCAATAAGTTTAAAAATATTCTTAATTGCCTTCGCCATTGTAGATGATATTGAAGCTGTTTTGGTCATCGCTATTTTTTACAGTGGAACTATTAAAATGACATTATTACTTATAGGACTTGGTCTATTGGCTATATTATATGTATTATCTTTTAAAGGTTACTATTCTAAATTTATAACATTTTTCACAGGGATTATCATTTGGTTATTGTTTTTAAAATCTGGAGTACATCCTACTGTAGCAGGTATTTTGTTAGCTTTTTCTATTCCAATAAGACAAAAAATTGAAACGTCGACCTTTATCTCACAATTAGAAACTATATATCATAACATAAAAAATGCAAGTGTTTTAAAGAAGCCTATTTTATCTAAAGAGCAAATAGAACACATGGATGATTTGGAGAGTTGGAGCAACAAATTTCAGTCGCCATTACAACATTTAGAACATAACTTTCACGGTTGGGTAGCCTATTTTATTATACCATTATTTGCTTTGGCCAATGCAGGAGTTATCATAGACAGTTCAGTTGGGATAGAAATACCTTTAATAATAAATATTATAATTTGCCTGGTTTTAGGTAAAGGTTTAGGGATTCCAGCAATAATATTTTTGGCTAAAAAGCTGAATTTAGTTGAAATTCCATCAGATATTAATAAAAGGCAAATTTTTGGTGTTTCTTTCATTGCAGGTATTGGCTTTACAATGGCAATATTTATTGCTAGTTTAGCATTTGCATCCTCACCAGAATATATAAGTTCTGCCAAAATAGGCATTCTTCTTGGGTCCTTGATTTCTGCCGTAATTGGATATTTGATATTGAGGTTTAGCTCAAGCGAAATTAAAAATATCAATGATTCTGAAGTTGATAAAGAAATAATAAATAATGACTAG
- a CDS encoding MCP four helix bundle domain-containing protein produces MSKKKTISSQLNIVLVLLAVFLLIYGTNRIDKRHFETAQNAINSVYKDRVLAQDYIYKMNNLIHKKQSQLIEDSRAINLSTNKDIETLIALFSETELTRNELNTFNSFRTGFEKLKSKEARFNKKIKAQLNNEHTDKVNDKNPFEEDLAALQKDLDNLALIQVSESKSVMTIAQKSLNSNQLLSTMEIYALLVVGIIILAVTFYRIEKH; encoded by the coding sequence ATGTCCAAAAAAAAGACCATATCAAGTCAATTAAACATTGTTTTAGTTTTACTCGCTGTTTTTTTATTAATATATGGAACAAACCGTATAGATAAGCGCCATTTTGAAACTGCTCAAAATGCCATCAACTCTGTATACAAAGATCGTGTATTGGCACAAGATTATATCTATAAAATGAATAATCTCATTCATAAAAAACAAAGCCAGCTCATAGAAGATTCTCGAGCCATAAACTTGAGTACAAATAAAGACATTGAAACGCTAATAGCATTATTTTCTGAAACAGAACTTACGCGCAATGAATTGAATACCTTCAATAGTTTTAGAACAGGTTTCGAAAAGTTGAAGTCTAAAGAAGCTAGGTTTAATAAGAAGATAAAAGCGCAACTTAATAATGAACATACAGATAAGGTTAATGATAAAAATCCATTTGAGGAAGATTTGGCTGCATTACAAAAGGATTTAGATAACCTGGCGCTCATTCAAGTTTCAGAAAGTAAAAGCGTTATGACCATTGCGCAAAAGTCATTAAATTCTAACCAATTATTATCCACTATGGAAATTTACGCACTCTTGGTAGTTGGGATAATTATATTGGCTGTAACTTTCTACAGAATTGAAAAGCATTAA
- a CDS encoding FAD-binding protein — protein sequence MATTKTHTLNKWDTLHNNGPFPLKKLYVTELEGDGNMPDKIDRYNDAAQEIQRLINETNDTDHGFRAYGSAWSMNHIASQKDRMHYNGFMNIHIPIVQENLHANTSFEASNLFLFECGTIIKRVSEVLSAHGKSLKTTGASNGQTIAGCISTGVHGSALQVGSVQDYVVGLNLIIGPNDNDIVYLERHTEPALNDEFANKISNRIIRNDKLFNAALVGLGSFGFIHGIVLESEPRFLLKRYVKKIDKTTALQLSDTMDFKNSTFKIPEETDDQGFGITPYHFKVFINQYSDESDYVVELMYKKPYVADYKDPFPIIKQSLYRDLIHLFTKMAEKFPKSIPWLVKRLEKTILPKVDEELIGTLPQIFWDAPYQGPAFACSVGVDHKNASKALKLMADLTKNEGPIPGIFAMRFVKQSKATLAFTKFPITCMLEIDGVHWNKTRKIMSLTEFSRRMIEVLKQNNIPFTIHWGKNSDWTFPDLVNHMFDASKINEWIACRSALLSGDMAELFSNQFLKDIGLADRELHINEELIASL from the coding sequence ATGGCAACAACAAAAACACATACATTAAACAAATGGGATACCTTACATAACAATGGACCATTTCCGTTGAAAAAACTTTACGTGACTGAGTTGGAAGGTGATGGTAATATGCCAGATAAAATAGACCGTTATAATGATGCTGCTCAGGAAATTCAAAGACTTATCAATGAAACAAATGATACTGACCATGGTTTTAGAGCGTATGGTTCAGCATGGTCCATGAACCATATTGCGAGTCAAAAAGACAGGATGCACTACAATGGATTTATGAATATTCATATACCAATCGTTCAAGAAAACCTTCATGCTAATACTAGTTTTGAAGCATCAAATCTATTTTTATTTGAATGCGGCACCATTATTAAACGTGTGTCCGAAGTCCTTTCCGCTCACGGCAAATCCTTAAAAACGACAGGAGCAAGCAACGGACAAACTATTGCAGGCTGTATTTCAACGGGAGTTCATGGTTCTGCATTACAGGTTGGATCAGTGCAAGATTATGTAGTCGGTCTCAATTTAATTATTGGACCGAATGATAATGATATTGTTTATTTGGAACGTCATACAGAGCCAGCATTGAATGACGAATTTGCCAATAAAATAAGCAACAGAATCATAAGGAATGATAAACTTTTCAATGCCGCTTTAGTTGGGCTAGGTTCATTCGGGTTTATACATGGAATTGTGTTAGAGTCCGAACCTCGATTTTTGCTTAAACGTTACGTCAAAAAAATAGATAAGACTACTGCGCTTCAATTATCTGATACAATGGATTTTAAAAATTCAACGTTCAAAATTCCTGAAGAAACAGATGATCAAGGTTTCGGTATTACGCCTTACCACTTTAAAGTATTTATTAATCAATATAGTGATGAATCGGACTATGTTGTAGAATTGATGTACAAAAAACCTTATGTAGCAGATTATAAAGATCCTTTTCCAATAATCAAACAATCTCTATATCGGGATTTAATTCATTTGTTTACTAAAATGGCAGAAAAATTTCCAAAAAGTATTCCGTGGTTGGTCAAACGATTAGAAAAGACAATTTTACCAAAAGTTGATGAAGAATTGATTGGTACACTGCCTCAAATTTTTTGGGATGCACCTTATCAAGGTCCAGCCTTTGCCTGCTCAGTTGGGGTAGATCATAAAAATGCTTCAAAAGCTTTAAAACTGATGGCAGACTTAACAAAAAACGAAGGACCAATTCCTGGAATATTCGCTATGCGTTTTGTAAAACAATCTAAGGCTACTTTGGCGTTCACCAAGTTTCCTATCACCTGTATGCTAGAAATTGACGGTGTACATTGGAATAAGACCAGAAAAATTATGAGCTTAACAGAATTTTCAAGACGAATGATTGAGGTCTTAAAACAAAACAATATTCCGTTTACAATACATTGGGGAAAAAATAGTGATTGGACGTTTCCGGATTTAGTAAACCACATGTTTGATGCCTCAAAAATTAACGAATGGATAGCTTGTAGAAGCGCTTTGTTAAGTGGTGATATGGCTGAATTGTTTTCAAATCAGTTTTTAAAAGATATCGGTTTAGCTGATAGGGAATTGCATATAAACGAAGAATTAATAGCCTCATTATAA
- a CDS encoding peptidoglycan-binding domain-containing protein yields MAALYLGSCDKNKRPKNRKDFLKPYHIDGLLINKVTFRDDDRTKWRTFREGTDNSVLKLQQFLFKAGFMPRAAFDGVFGYVTQAAVRLFQEYVRTMESEDNMVPDGIVGSGTMSHIERWQKENKVSEWGSSTSKKPSEAYANWMQLLHNAKEHYTNNPGPILKHLNSLSKTYSTKKPSEWKFDTNDIHLVGIRRKQTESAIRRENDDLFVLLINGMAFTFWGSTDASVNMAGRKDEAFLIEGQHRYRFGWHKISVEKKIYRALKPANWNGVMIIRDWDNDNAYTAKDVMFTDRSGSVKGLRVNPSINIHWTGIGNSNFSAGCQVIAGKSYLNHKNKLQDCSKFASTSYSGLTSSNKKTKGAYNVFTDLVLCYAPQNVTNLYYTLGREESLGLSESFGAQYATETLEKLKSV; encoded by the coding sequence ATGGCTGCATTATATTTAGGAAGTTGCGATAAGAATAAAAGACCAAAGAACAGAAAGGATTTTTTGAAACCTTACCATATTGATGGTCTACTTATTAATAAAGTAACGTTTCGGGATGATGACCGAACGAAATGGCGCACTTTTAGAGAAGGTACAGATAATAGCGTTTTAAAATTACAGCAGTTTCTATTTAAGGCAGGGTTTATGCCACGCGCTGCTTTTGATGGTGTTTTTGGTTACGTGACCCAAGCTGCTGTACGATTATTTCAAGAATATGTCCGCACTATGGAAAGTGAAGATAACATGGTGCCAGATGGTATTGTGGGAAGTGGTACCATGAGCCACATTGAACGTTGGCAGAAAGAAAATAAAGTGTCGGAATGGGGAAGTTCAACAAGTAAAAAACCTTCGGAAGCTTATGCCAATTGGATGCAATTATTACATAATGCCAAAGAGCATTACACCAATAATCCTGGTCCAATTTTAAAACATCTGAATAGTTTATCGAAAACCTATTCCACAAAAAAACCTTCAGAATGGAAATTTGATACTAATGATATTCATCTTGTTGGCATCAGGAGAAAACAGACAGAAAGTGCTATACGACGAGAAAATGATGACTTATTCGTATTACTCATCAATGGAATGGCATTCACATTTTGGGGCTCAACAGATGCCAGCGTAAATATGGCAGGACGAAAAGATGAAGCGTTTTTAATTGAAGGGCAACATCGTTATCGCTTTGGATGGCACAAAATATCCGTGGAAAAGAAAATATACAGGGCATTAAAACCAGCCAACTGGAATGGCGTGATGATCATAAGGGATTGGGACAATGATAACGCTTATACAGCTAAGGATGTCATGTTCACAGACCGTTCAGGCAGCGTTAAAGGACTTCGGGTAAATCCGTCTATAAATATTCATTGGACAGGCATCGGAAATTCTAATTTTTCAGCGGGTTGTCAGGTTATTGCTGGCAAAAGTTATTTAAACCATAAAAATAAATTGCAGGACTGTTCCAAATTTGCATCCACAAGTTATAGTGGATTAACGAGCTCAAATAAAAAAACGAAAGGGGCTTATAATGTATTTACGGATTTGGTATTGTGCTATGCGCCACAAAATGTAACGAATTTATATTACACTTTGGGAAGAGAGGAATCTTTGGGTTTATCCGAAAGTTTCGGCGCACAATATGCAACTGAAACCTTAGAAAAATTAAAATCGGTTTAG